Part of the Hemicordylus capensis ecotype Gifberg chromosome 7, rHemCap1.1.pri, whole genome shotgun sequence genome, AGGACCCAAGTCCCAGCGCTTCCCAGAAAAATCACTGCTCCTTTGATGGAAACACAGGGGCATTGACCCACTGTCTGAACTCGCTTCTATGTTCTCGGAATGCCTTCAGAATGGGAGCAAACAAAGACTGCATGATCTGGCTGCCCTTCTGCAACCCGGCTTTGAGGTGCTCCCACAGCTGGCCTGCAATGGGCTCAAAGAACTTCTGCTCCTCTTGCAGTTGGCGCCGAGTTTTGTTGACGTAAGGGCTCAGCTCTTGCAGGAGCTTCTCCAGCTTCTCGTTCAACTTGGGGTCCAGCTCCATAATTCTGGCCACTTGGCCATGGAGCTGCCCCCCTATATCCAGATTGACTCTCTCTAGGACTAGATCAGCTTTGGCCTGCAGCACCTGCAAGAATTCCTCTTCCTTAGGCATCAGCTTTTCCCTTACTTCATGTAGAACATTAATAGCCTTCTCGGCCACCCCAGCTGGGA contains:
- the LOC128332586 gene encoding uncharacterized protein LOC128332586: MKLLLLTLAWAMCTASPIVLSDESVSKAAKLMVEIQEFAGNVRTAVEEKLALVSRSELGRAGEDLSDRYSKANQLLNSLVEELPTEVSQTYDIIAYIPAGVAEKAINVLHEVREKLMPKEEEFLQVLQAKADLVLERVNLDIGGQLHGQVARIMELDPKLNEKLEKLLQELSPYVNKTRRQLQEEQKFFEPIAGQLWEHLKAGLQKGSQIMQSLFAPILKAFREHRSEFRQWVNAPVFPSKEQ